ACGGCAAGGGTCAGTACGCGGATATCCGTTAACCCCTTCCAGACGCTGGTCTTTACTGCCACCGCCTGATTTTGTTTTTCCGCCGCCAGCGTGTCGATAAGCCACTTTGTTTCTGACGCTGTCAGCCAGCGGTTTTTCTCTGGACGATCGTTGACATAGAACAGGGTAAATACCCCCATAATGCCCGCAGCGATAGTGCACAGTAAGAACATCAGCTGCCATCCCTTAAGCCCCAGTGCACCGTCCATACTGAGAATCGCGCCCGCTAGCGGTGACCCCAGCATAGCGGACAGCGGTGCCGCCGCCATAAAGAGCGCAATCACCTGCGCCCGGCGCTTAATAGGGAACCAGGTGCTCAAGTAGAGAATGATGCCGGAAAAAGACCCCGCCTCGGCAACACCCAGCAGAAAACGCACGATATAGAAACCGGTCGCTGTCTCGACGTACATCATAAAGGCGGTAATCACCGACCAGCTGAGCAGTATCCTCGCCAGCCAGATTCGCGGACCGACTTTCTGCAAAATAATGTTAGAGGGAACGTCTGAAATAAAATAGCCAAGAAAAAACAGCCCTGCCCCTAGCCCAAACACCGCGTCAGAAAAGCCGAGATCCTGATTCATGGTCAACGCGGCAAAGCCAATGTTAATTCGGTCAAAGAAACCGACAAAATAAACAATCATGACGTAAGGGACAATGCGCCAGGTTATTTTCTTTAGCGTGGTATGTTCTATAGAATTATTCATATTATTTTTCCGATGTGATAGGAAACGTCCTAGCCGTTTTGAATATTGACGAATAGGATGTAAAACACTGCCCACGGAAAATATGCGCTGGCGCGATGGGATAATCATCCCACGGAAATTATATAAAAATTTAGCATGATCCCTTTAGTCAGAGATAAAACGTCGAAATTTCCCCCATAAAAATACTATTTCAATTAAATACATGACGTTAGACTGCCGATAAAACCACCTTTTCTACTTTTTCATTGACTCAATCATCCGATATTACGTACTCATATTTGTGATAAAACTCAATTTTTAGACACTTTCATAGGCTAACGCCTTGCTAAGCCCTAAAAACAGGTTTTAGCGCCATCGCTGAATGAAGGAAATCGCTATTTTTGCCCAAAAGATAGGGCGAAACGAAAGAGATAAGATAGACGCAGAGCAAATAGATAGATCGCAATAACAGCTACGCCCCGTTTATCAAACGGGGCGTAGCATTTAATCGTAATGCGATGTATTGGTAAGGATTGGCTTTCTACCCCGCTACAGCAGAGCCTTCCTCTTCCACCTTCTGCGGCGAACTGACTAGCGTCGATTCCGTTTCATTCAAATCGTGTCGCAGGTAGATCCCCAACAGCAGGCCCATAATCGACAGCGCTAGCACGTAATAGGCCGGAGCCATTGGAGTAAGCTTCATAATGTAAGTCACGCATACTGGCGTCAGGCCGCCGAAAATAGCGTAGGACACGTTATAAGAGAAAGAGAGACCAGAGAAGCGGATCTCCGCCGGGAAGGCCCGCACCATCACGAACGGCACGGCCCCCACGACGCCAACGCACAGCCCGGCAATCCCGTAAGTGACAAACAGCAGGTCAACGTTGGTCGCCGAATGGTAGAACGTCCAGCTGGCCACCGCCAGCAGCAGGCTGCCGCCGATAAAGGTTTTACTGGCGCCAAATCTGTCTGCCGCCAGCCCCGCTATCACACATCCGACGCACAGCGCGATAATCGCTACGCTGTTGGCCTTCAGGGCAATAACGCGATCGATACCAAACTGGGTTTGCAGGTAGTTAGGCGTCATCAGGATAACTACCACGATCCCCGCTGACAGTAGCCAAGTCAGCAGCATGGAGACGACCACCGCACGGGGGTAGTTCAACACTACCGACTTTAACGGAAGCTCCGCCGCCAGCGCCTTACGCTGCTGCATTTCAACAAACACCGGCGTCTCTTTCAGCCAGCGGCGCAGGTACATAGCCACTAAACCAAAAATACCGCCCATAAAGAATGGAATGCGCCAGCCGTACTGATGAATGCTTTCCAGAGACATGGACGAGTTAATCACCGTGGCAATAAAGGAACCCAGCAGAATGCCTATCGTCAGGCCTGCGGTTAAAACGCCACAGGCAATACCGATACGCCTATTCGGCACGTGCTCTGCCACAAATACCCATGCCCCCGGCACTTCACCACCGATCGCCGCGCCCTGCAAAATGCGCATCAACAGCAGCAGCAGCGGTGCCGCAATGCCGATGGTTTCGTAGGTTGGCAGCATACCCATTGCCAACGTCGGTACAGCCATCAGCAGGATACTCAGGGAGAACATCCGCTTGCGCCCCACCAGATCGCCAAAGTGTGCCATCACAATACCACCCAGTGGGCGAGCCAGATAGCCCGCGGCAAAAATGCCGTAAGTCTGCATCAGCACCAGCCACTGCGGCATGCTGCTTGGGAAAAACAGCTCACCAATCACGACGGCAAAGAAAACGAAAATAATGAAGTCGTAAAACTCCAGCGCGCCGCCCAGTGCGGCTAGGGTTAACGTCTTGTAGTCCTGCTTATTCAGAGGGCGATTTTTTTGCTGAATCATAAAAAACCATCGATTGCCATAGAGTGATAAAAATAGAACAGAGATTTCTGTAAAATATTTTTTACTATATCGTAATCATAACAATACACCAGCAAAGAAAGTATCTATTTTGTAAAAGCGAGGGCGGAATCGGTTAATAGCCAAATAAAGAATGGAAAATAGCCTTTGAGCCGAGCAAATGAGCTAGCGTTCGGCGACGGGTGCCGCCGAACGGGAAAGGAATATAGAGCGGAAAAAGAAACTATTGAGGGCGAACAGCACTCTTTGGCCGGAAAGCCGCAACCACGTCGGAATGGGTTTCCACGTAAGGGCCGTCCAGCAGCTGAATGCAGTAGGGAATGCTGGCGAAAATGCCCAACACCAGCACTTTTCCGCTTTCGTCCTTCACTCCTTCCAGCGTCTCTTTAATGGACTTCGGCTGCCCCGGCAGGTTGACGATCAGCGCCTGCTTGCGAATAACGCCGACCTGACGCGAAAGTATCGCCGTTGGCACGTAATGTAGGCTTATCTGGCGCATTTGCTCACCAAACCCCGGCATAATGCGATCGGCTACTGCCAGCGTCGCGTCCGACGTCACGTCGCGACGCGCCGGGCCTGTTCCGCCGGTGGTCAGCACCAGATGACAGCCGCGCTCGTCCACCAGCTCGCAAATCGCCTCTTCAATCATCGCCTGCTCGTCAGGTATCAGGCGGCTTAGGGTTTCAAACCCGCTGCTGACCGCCGTCTGCAACCATGACTCCAGCGCCGGGATCCCCTGATCCTGATAAATACCGTTAGAAGCGCGGTCAGACACCGAAATCAGACCAATGCGTAGTTTGTTCATAGTTACATCCTGCGTTGCTAAACCCTGTAGATATGGGTCGATATCATACGCTGATTGCGGCGGGTTTGGCAGTGTTGGGTGGTGAAGGGTGAAAATGCCGATCCGAGGGCCAATAGAAACGATATGACTAAATTACTGGATGAGCCCCCATATTTTCTAGCCGCTTTTTTGATATGATGCCGAGAATAACATCATTGCAGAAGTTACTGTTTATATCTGATTGAATTAAGGAAGATGATTAAATAAACATTAAAAAATCTGAGCTGGCCTCTGTCCTTATCTGAATATTAAATATGAAAGGAATCGTTAGATATGAAAATGTTAGCAAGTAAAGTATTTGATGAACGTTCCCTACCATTAGGAGAAGATTATGGCGATTATAATCTGAGCGTTCCGGGCGTTTCTGATTCAATTGGCATTTTTATTTCCGAGGCAACCATTGGGGATGACAACTCAATTATAAAAGCTGCCGCTTTTCTTGATAAGATTGAAAAGTGGAATAATGATTGTCGAAAAATATTTTTAGAAACTGAGAATGCTATCGTAAAAGACTATTTTGAATTTTATTTAGAAGAAGTCCCGCACGTTTTTGAGACAGAAAATCCAAGCCAAATATCAACGCAAGAAATGATTAATAAATTGAAGCTAAACGGCGTTGCAAGCCATGGCCGAGGGGCGGAGCAAAGTTTCAATGTAGATTTCACATTAGGGTACGATCAGCTATTGGTCATGAACTTTGATGCCGATTTTTCAACACAAGATATTACTTGGGAAAGTTAACATACCGATTGCAATAATTCCCTTTTAGTATGTTGTGCCGACGAACTTAAAAACCGGCGCTGTAAACAGCACCGGTTATGTCTGGCTGAAGGGCAAAAAGCCAATAGGACGCCAGTACATAAACCTGACATTCAAAATCCATAAGAAACTAGCAGGGGCAATAATAAGGCTTCGGAAAACTATTTTTTTGAGACCTTTATATATTCTTCAAGCTCATCACAAAAGCTCCCTTCATTTTGAAGGCCAGCACTTGCAATATCAGTCACTTTAATTTTCCCATCAACCTTTTCAAAGTCAATAAAATAGCCAAAAGCCCCCTGATCGTCGCACATTCCCCTGAGTTCGTTTGGTAACCGCATATTAATCAACTGGACACACTCTTTATTTTCGGGGAAATGAATTATGGATATTACTTCTGTCGAATTAGTTTTGATAGATGATTTCTTACGGTAAACCACTTCAGTCGATAGCTTAATAATATCTTCATTTTTCCTTAGAGCTGAAAAATCGGTCCATCTCTTCACTTTTTCTGATGAAATGTTCTCAATATACTGTACACCGCCCTTCGCCACCCCAATCACAATGCTTTCAGCCTCATCTTTTTGTATACATTGCTGAGCAAATGCAGAAGGAAACGAAGTAAAGAGCAAAACAACAAGTAGTGTGAATATTTTCATATACTCTCTTTCACATGTATTCACTATCTTCTTTCAATACCATTTCAGCCCTCAGAACTGCCGTACTTTATATAAACAGGCCATTATTTAACACATTCAGCAACGCTGCTCTGTCCTTTCAAAAAATATTGCTACCCGCCTCGAAATTCCAGATTTTCATTTAATTACATCTGGACTTACCCTCCCTCACTGATTAAATTTACAGGTGATATTTAACGCGATGCGAACGTGCGCCAACACGCCCGCACCGCTCATCACAGTCACTATTAAACAGGAATAGCAACAATGACTAACGCCGATTGTATTTCAGATCTGTTCGAACCAGAAGTCTCTCCCTCAAATAACCGCCAACTGAAGGTCGGATCTGCGAGCCGTTACCCGGATTACACCCGTATCCCGACAATTATGATGAAAGGCCAGTGGCTGGAAGAAGCAGGTTTCACCACCGACACCAAAGTAAACGTGCGGGTAATGAACGGCTGCATCGTTCTCACCGCCAAGCGGCCAGAGCCGGAACTGGTGCAGTCCCTGCGCCAGATGCGCAAGCTCTCCGCCCGTAAGCAAAAGCAGGTGCAGGAGTTTATCGAGGTGATTACCGGCAAAGCTCGTCGACTGGCGTAAAAAAAGCGTCCGAAGACGCTCTTCTATTGCCGGCCCGAAGGCCGGCATCGTCAAAACAAAGCCGATTACATCAAACCAACAATCATCGTTTCCAGCTTGCCCTGGTCAACGGCAAACTTGCGGATGCCGTCGGCCAGTTTTTCAACGGCCATCGGATCCTGATTGTGCTGCCAGTAGAACTCGGCTTCGGTCAGCGCCTGTGGGCGTGCCTTCACTTCACCGCTGTAGGACAGCTTACGCTCAAGCTCGCCCTGACTTTCAGACAGCTCTTTAAGCAGCGCTGGAGCGATGGTCAGGCGGTCACAGCCGGCCAGTTCGATGATTTCACCAGAGTTGCGGAAGCTGGCGCCCATCACTACGGTGCTATAGCCGTGCTGCTTGTAGTATTCATAAATAGCGGTAACGGAGATCACGCCCGGATCTTCCGCCGGAGCAAACTCTTTCTTGTCGCCGTTGGCCTTATACCAGTCCAGAATGCGGCCGACGAACGGAGAAATCAGGTAAACGCCCGCTTCGGCGCAGGCGCGAGCCTGGGCAAAGGAGAACAGCAGGGTCAGGTTACAGTTGATGCCCTCTTTCTCCAACTGCGCGGCGGCGCGAATGCCCTGCCAGGTGGAAGCCAGCTTGATAAGAATGCGATCGTTGGAGATGCCCGCATCGTTGTAGAGCTTAATCAGGCGCTTGGCCTTGGCGATGCTGGCCTCGGTGTCGTAAGACAGGCGCGCGTCTACTTCGGTAGAAATGCGACCGGGGATCAGCTTGAGAATTTCAAGGCCGATATTGACCGCCAGCTTGTCGGAAGCGTCAACGATCTGCTGTGCGCGATCGCTGCTCTGGCTCTTAGCCCAAGCGATAGCGTCGTCGATCAGCTTGCGGTATTCCGGCAGCTGAGCGGCGTTCAAAATCAGAGAGGGGTTGGTGGTAGCATCCTGCGGCTTGTAGAGTTTCATGGCGGCGATATCGCCGGTATCCGCGACTACCGTGGTGATCTTGCGTAAAGAGGTAAGTTTATCAGTCATGATCGTTCTCGTGTTGAGCCAGTCGGCCTTGGTCATTGGGATTTATCGATAATAACACGACTTATTTCGGGTGTAACGATGTCGGCTCTCGTTCTGTGAAACGATACAGCAACCAACCACCGCTATATTAATTAACCAAATGATAATAAGGATAAAATACCTAGCAGTTTGTTACCCTATTGAATCTATCGATTTTTCCACCGCTGATTTCTGGTACATTGTTACGTAAATGTATTTCAGGAGCTGACTATGCTGATCGCAATCTCCCCTGCCAAAACGCTGGACTACACCAGCCCGCTGGTAACAGCGCGCTACACTCAACCCGAGATGCTGGATCAGTCTGAACGGCTGATAAAACGATGCCGCAAACTGACTCCCGCACAGATCGGAAGCCTGATGAGCATTAGCGACAAGCTTTCCGGGCTTAATGCCGCTCGCTTTGCGGAATGGACACCCGAATTCACGCCGGAAAACGCCCGTCAGGCACTGCTGGCGTTCAAAGGCGACGTCTATACCGGGCTGCACGTTGAGGACTTCAGCGAGCAGGATTTCGACTTCGCTCAAGAGCATTTGCGTATGCTTTCCGGCCTTTACGGCGTGCTGCGCCCGCTCGACCTGATGCAGGCCTATCGGCTGGAGATGGGCACCAAGCTTGAGAACGAGCGCGGTAAGGATCTGTATGCTTTCTGGGGCAAACGCATTGCCGAAAAGCTGAATCAGGCGCTTGACGAGCAGGGAGACCGCATTCTGGTCAATCTGGCCTCTGATGAATACTTTAAAGCGGTGCAAACCACAGCACTAAACGCCACCATCATCAAACCGACCTTCCTCGATGAGAAGAACGGCAAATACAAAATCATCAGCTTCTACGCCAAAAAGGCGCGCGGGCTGATGAGCCGGTTTATTATCAAAAATCGTCTGACAATGCCGGAACAGCTGGTGGACTTTAATCTTGAAGGCTATCAGTTTGACGAGAGCGCTTCCGCCGGGAATGAGCTGGTGTTTAAGCGCCCCGAGCAGCACGCCTAGGCTGAACGCTATAACCTAAGCGTATTGAATCTATTAAGCATAAAAGCCCCCTTTGCCTCACAGACAAAGGGGCTTTTTTATTAAGGTACGCTTACTTCGGCAGATCCATCAAAAAAGCGCGCAGCGGTGAAAAATCCGCCGGCAGATAGTGGGAAAGCAGCGGCAGCTCGGCTCTGTCCGCCAGCGCCTTCGGCAGCGGCAGCTCGGTCGCCAGAACCTCTTCCACCACCTCTTTAAACTTGGCCGGATGCGCCGTGCCCAGGAACAGGCCGTATTCGCCCTCTTTCAGGCTGTCGCGCAGCGCGCGGTAGGCGATAGCGCCGTGCGGCTCAGAGGTATAGCCCTTCTTCGCCAGCTCGCGCATTGTTTCACGGGTGGTTTCATCGCTAATGGCCTCATAGGCCAGGCTGCTTAAAGGCCAGTCTTTACGGCGGAACAGCTCCTCGATGCGCGGCCAGTTGTTAGGCTGGCTGACGTCCATGGCGTTAGACAGGGTAGCCACCGTCTTGTGCGGCTCCCAGCGGCCGCTCGCCAAATAGCGCGGCACCGTGTCGTTGGCGTTGGTCGCGGCGATAAAGCGCTTCACCGGCAGCCCCAGTGACTTCGCCAGCAGGCCTGCGGTCAGGTCACCGAAGTTGCCGCTGGGAACCGAGATCACCAGCTGATTGCGCTGCTCTGGAGTCAGCTGAGAGGCGGCCTCGAAGTAGTAGCAAATCTGCGCCAGCAGGCGGCTGATGTTGATGGAGTTCGCTGAGTTAAGCCCCAGTGCGACCTTTAAGTCTTCGTCGTCAAAAGCCTGCTTCACCAGCGCCTGACAGGCGTCAAAATCACCGTCGATGGCAACAGTATGGATATTGCCGCCTAGGGTACAGAATAGCTTCTCCTGCAGCGGGCTGATCTTTCCGTTAGGGTACAGGATCACCACGCGAACGTTCTTCAGGCCGTAGAAGGCGTGAGCCACCGCTGCACCGGTATCGCCTGACGTCGCCGTCAGAATGGTAACGGGCTTATCCCCCGCGACTTCCGCCAGCATCTGGGCCATGATGCGACCGCCAAAGTCTTTAAACGCCAGCGTTGGGCCGTGGAACAGTTCCAGCGTGCCAATATCCTCTTCCACACTCACTACCGGAGCGGGAAACTGGAATGCCTTAGCGACGCGCTCAGCGATGGCCTGCGCAGCAATTTCATCACCAATGTAGGCTGAAAGAATGCGGGCGCTGCGGCTGACGAGGTCCATCGCCAGCAGTTCGTTGATTTCTTGGGCGTCAAACGACGGCAGTTCGGCGGGGAAAAACAGCCCCTGCTGCTTGCCTAATCCTTGGCGCACCGCCTGACCAAAGCTGACCTGTTCGTTGTGATCTTTTAAGTTATACAGTTTCATTGTGTTGACTGATTTCCATTAGTTCAGTTGACGCGCGCCTGCGGTATCCAGACGGCAAATGTGAACGAAGCCTTCTTCATTCTGCACATAGTTTTTCTCAAGCCAGCTTTTCAGCCGCTGCGCCGTATCCAGACGATCGGTCACGGTAAACAGCGTTGGGCCGGAGCCTGAAATGCCGCACGCCAGCGCGCCGATGTCCTGAGCGGCTTTGCGCGCTTCGGCGAAGCCGGGCAACAGGCGGGTACGGTAAGGCTCCGCAATCACGTCCTGCATCAGCTTGGCCGCCAGCAGCGGCTGCTGGGTGTGGCAGGCGTGAACAAAGCCCGCCAGATAGCGCCCGTGGCGAATACAGTCCTGACGCAAATACTGGGCAGGTAAAATGGCGCGCGCCTCAGCGGTAGACACTTTAATGCCAGGGTAGGCCATCACCCAGTACCATTCGGCAAAGCCCGGTACGGACTGACTGATAATGCCGTTTTCTTCCAGCATTAGCTGCATGCCGCCCAAATAGCAGGGCGCCACGTTGTCGTAGTGAACGCTGCCAGAAATGCGCCCTTCCAGCTCGCCCATCATTGCCAGAAGCTCGGTTTCATCAAACGGCCTATCGCAGTATTCGTTCAGCGCCATTAGCCCGGCGACGACGGAGCAAGCGCTGGAGCCTAAACCCGAACCAATCGGCATATTCTTTTCCAGCACCATCGCTACCGGCAACTGACGCCCGAGGCGCTCACAAAACAGCTCCCAGCACTGGTAAACAATGTTCTCTTTAGGCTCGCTGGGAAGCTTGCCGACAAAGTGCCCTTGATTCGTCAGGCTAAAGCTGTCAGCCGCTTCGATGCTGACGCAGTCCCCCAGAAGCGTTCCGTCAGCTGGCGAGACCGCCGCGCCCAGCACGTCGAAGCCGACGCTAACGTTACCAATGGAGGCCGGTGCATAAATCTTAATCATGTCAAACTCCCAGTTTTCCTGACAGGGTACGCAGAACGTCAGCAAATACGCCCGCTGCCGTTACGTCATTGCCTGCACCGTAGCCTCGCAGCACCAGCGGCAGAGGCTGATAGTAGCGAGTGTAAAACGCCAGCGCGTTTTCACCGTTCTTCACTTTAAACAGCGGATCGTTATCGTCCACGGCTTCAATTTTCACACTGCACTGTCCGTCCTCAATCGCGCCGACATAGCGCAGCACTTTGCCCTCTTTGGCAGCAGCCTGAACGCGTTGCGCAAATTCTGCGTCCAGCTGCGGCAGTCGCTGCATAAACGCTGCGGTGTCACCACTGGCGTCAAAGGACGCAGGCAGTACAGAGTCTACCTTGATATCTTCCAGTTCCAGCGCATAGCCCGCCTCACGAGCTAAAATCAGCAACTTGCGCGCCACGTCCATACCGGACAAATCGTCGCGCGGATCCGGCTCAGTATAGCCCTTCTCTTTCGCCAGCCGAGTCGCCTCTGACAGGCTCAACCCTTCATCAAGCTTACCGAAGATAAACGACAGCGAGCCGGACAGGATACCGGAAAAGCGCAGCAGCTCGTCCCCGGCGTTCAGCAGGTTTTGCAGGTTCTCGATAACCGGCAGCCCGGCGCCAACGTTAGTATCGTACATAAACTTGCGGTTGCCTGCACTGGCAGCCTGCCGTAGCTGATGATAATAGTTCATCGAGCCGGTGTTGGCTTTCTTGTTCGGCGTCACCACGTGGAAGCCGTCGGCCAGGAAGTCTGCATACTGGGAAGCCACTTCTTCGCTCGACGTACAGTCAACAATCACGGGATTAAGCAGGTGGAACTCTTTCACCAGACGGATCAGCCTCCCCAGATTAAACGGCTCTTCTGCCGCCGCCAGCGCTTCGCGCCAGTTTTCTAGCGGCACCCCCAGAGTGCTAGTGACCATGCCGCGCGAGTTAGCGATGCCGCACACTCTCAGATCGATATTTTTCTGCTTCAGCCAGGGCTGCTGACGCTGAATTTGGTCCAGCAGCGCGCCGCCAACCCCACCGACACCGATAACGAACACGTCCAGTACCTGATTGGTTTCAAACAGCACCTGATGACTCGCTCTGACCGCAGTGATCGCCGAATCGTTGTTAACGACAGCCGAGATAGAGCGCTCTGACGAGCCCTGAGCGATAGCGACAATGTTGATATTGGCGCGAGCCAACGCGGTAAAAAAGCGCGCTGACATGCCGCGCAGCGTGCGCATGTTGTCGCCTATGACGGAAATGATTGCCAGCCGCTCAACCACGTCCAGCGTATCCAGCAGGCCGTCTTTCAGCTCCAGATAGAACTCATCTTCCAGCGCTTTCTTAGCGCGCGACAGCTCACCCTGAGGAATACAGAAGCTGATGCTGTATTCAGATGAAGACTGAGTGATCAGCACCACTGAAATCCCAGCGCGGGACATCACAGAAAACACCCGCGCCGCCATGCCGACCATGCCCTTCATGCCCGGACCGGAAACGTTAATCATCGCCATGTTGTTCAGGTTGGTAATGCCCTTGACCGGATAGCGATCGTCACCGCTTTCACGGCTAATCAGCGTGCCGGGAGCCTGAGGATTGGCGGTGTTCTTAATCAGACAGGGAATTTGGAACTGGGCGATAGGGGCGATAGTGCGAGGGTGAAGGACTTTGGCACCGAAGTAAGACAGCTCCATAGCCTCCTGATAGGACATCGATTTTAACAGCCTCGCCCCCGGCACAGAGCGCGGGTCACAGGTGTATACGCCGTCGACGTCAGTCCAGATTTCACAGCTGTCAGCGCGCAGGCAGGCAGCCAGCACCGCGGCGGAATAGTCGGAGCCGTTGCGCCCCAGAACGACTAATTCCCCCTTCTCGTTACCGGCAGTAAAGCCGGCCATCAGGATAATGTGATCCTGAGGAATTGCCATCTCCACTAGGCGGCGGCTGGACTCTGCGATATCTACAGTCGATTCTAAGTAGTGGCCGTGAGCCAATAGCATGGCGACTGGATTGATCACTGTCACCCCATAACCGCGCGCCTTAAAGACAGACTCCATGATGGCGATAGACAGCTTTTCACCGCGGCTGATGATGGAAGCATTTACGCTGTCCGGGCATTGGCCAAGCAGAGAAATGCCGTGCAGCACGTGCTTGAGCTGCGCGAATTCCTGCTCCACAAGACGACGAAGACCCTCTGCATCAAATCCCGGCTGGATTTTTTCCAAACCGCTCAGCAATTCTGAAAAAATCTGCTCTGCATCACGCATGTTGGTCATAACGTCCTGACCGGCGACGGTCTTTTCAATCATCGCCACCAGATGATTGGTTATTTTTGCCGGAGCGGAAAGCACGGTAGCCACTTGGCCCTGACGCGCGTTGTTCTCGATGATATCCGCGACGCGCACAAAGCGTTCGGAGTTTGCTACTGATGTACCGCCAAATTTCAGAACTCGCATTTTCGGCCTCTTTGCCTGTTCAAATTGTCGATTTTCCTACCGCTAGTCACGGTGAAAAATAAGCCAAAAAAAAGCCCGCACTCGATTTTCAACGGTGCGGGCTTTTTTTAGATTTTCTTTACGCGTCAGCCGCACCGCTCCCAGTAATGTCGGTGGTGGTGGTCGTCATAATAATGCGGCTGATGCTGTACATAATTCGGTTTGTCTCTGTCTTTGCACTTTCTACTGTGTGTTGTTCGTGTATTGTCAGTGGGCGCATTGTCTCGCGCCCTATACTGGTTAAAGCAAATACCTGTCAGAGTCAACTTTTTTTTCGTTTTTCAACAAAAAAGCACATTTTCTTTCTCATGCTGCATTTCAAAAAAATGAACTTTTTCACCGTATAATCAATCAATTAAATTGAACTTTAATTCTATGACCTGAAAAATGACTATTTTATACCTTTTTAGCAGTTTATTCATCTAAAAAGAACGTCTTTTTTAACGTTCTATCGACAGCCAACCTGACCTATCACTCTGTTATTTAAATAATAACATTTCACTTTTCGGAAAACATGCCCAACACATTATGTAGCAAAAATGATAACATTACGTTAAAATAAATTCCAAATATAAACAAGAATGCAATAAACACCTAACGAGACAAAAAACATGAATATGGCTATGAAAAACAGAGATTATATAGGAAAATCGTCGAGTCGA
This DNA window, taken from Leminorella richardii, encodes the following:
- the tal gene encoding transaldolase, which encodes MTDKLTSLRKITTVVADTGDIAAMKLYKPQDATTNPSLILNAAQLPEYRKLIDDAIAWAKSQSSDRAQQIVDASDKLAVNIGLEILKLIPGRISTEVDARLSYDTEASIAKAKRLIKLYNDAGISNDRILIKLASTWQGIRAAAQLEKEGINCNLTLLFSFAQARACAEAGVYLISPFVGRILDWYKANGDKKEFAPAEDPGVISVTAIYEYYKQHGYSTVVMGASFRNSGEIIELAGCDRLTIAPALLKELSESQGELERKLSYSGEVKARPQALTEAEFYWQHNQDPMAVEKLADGIRKFAVDQGKLETMIVGLM
- the yaaA gene encoding peroxide stress protein YaaA, producing the protein MLIAISPAKTLDYTSPLVTARYTQPEMLDQSERLIKRCRKLTPAQIGSLMSISDKLSGLNAARFAEWTPEFTPENARQALLAFKGDVYTGLHVEDFSEQDFDFAQEHLRMLSGLYGVLRPLDLMQAYRLEMGTKLENERGKDLYAFWGKRIAEKLNQALDEQGDRILVNLASDEYFKAVQTTALNATIIKPTFLDEKNGKYKIISFYAKKARGLMSRFIIKNRLTMPEQLVDFNLEGYQFDESASAGNELVFKRPEQHA
- the thrC gene encoding threonine synthase — translated: MKLYNLKDHNEQVSFGQAVRQGLGKQQGLFFPAELPSFDAQEINELLAMDLVSRSARILSAYIGDEIAAQAIAERVAKAFQFPAPVVSVEEDIGTLELFHGPTLAFKDFGGRIMAQMLAEVAGDKPVTILTATSGDTGAAVAHAFYGLKNVRVVILYPNGKISPLQEKLFCTLGGNIHTVAIDGDFDACQALVKQAFDDEDLKVALGLNSANSINISRLLAQICYYFEAASQLTPEQRNQLVISVPSGNFGDLTAGLLAKSLGLPVKRFIAATNANDTVPRYLASGRWEPHKTVATLSNAMDVSQPNNWPRIEELFRRKDWPLSSLAYEAISDETTRETMRELAKKGYTSEPHGAIAYRALRDSLKEGEYGLFLGTAHPAKFKEVVEEVLATELPLPKALADRAELPLLSHYLPADFSPLRAFLMDLPK
- a CDS encoding DUF2004 domain-containing protein codes for the protein MKMLASKVFDERSLPLGEDYGDYNLSVPGVSDSIGIFISEATIGDDNSIIKAAAFLDKIEKWNNDCRKIFLETENAIVKDYFEFYLEEVPHVFETENPSQISTQEMINKLKLNGVASHGRGAEQSFNVDFTLGYDQLLVMNFDADFSTQDITWES
- the symE gene encoding endoribonuclease SymE, translating into MTNADCISDLFEPEVSPSNNRQLKVGSASRYPDYTRIPTIMMKGQWLEEAGFTTDTKVNVRVMNGCIVLTAKRPEPELVQSLRQMRKLSARKQKQVQEFIEVITGKARRLA
- a CDS encoding MFS transporter; protein product: MNNSIEHTTLKKITWRIVPYVMIVYFVGFFDRINIGFAALTMNQDLGFSDAVFGLGAGLFFLGYFISDVPSNIILQKVGPRIWLARILLSWSVITAFMMYVETATGFYIVRFLLGVAEAGSFSGIILYLSTWFPIKRRAQVIALFMAAAPLSAMLGSPLAGAILSMDGALGLKGWQLMFLLCTIAAGIMGVFTLFYVNDRPEKNRWLTASETKWLIDTLAAEKQNQAVAVKTSVWKGLTDIRVLTLAVVYFGTSAGLYSLNIWSPQFIKSFGLTTLQIGFINAIPSALAAVSMILWARHSDKTKERTWHVVCACLLACVGFILTGSSQVLWVAVVALVMANIGISSCKPPLWSIPSLFLSGPAAAAGLAAINAIGNLGGFAGPTIIGWLKETTGDFSAALYCVAGMLVVSALLTLLVDYNRRKQEKREKQNRQEQGEALLSE
- a CDS encoding MFS transporter, with translation MIQQKNRPLNKQDYKTLTLAALGGALEFYDFIIFVFFAVVIGELFFPSSMPQWLVLMQTYGIFAAGYLARPLGGIVMAHFGDLVGRKRMFSLSILLMAVPTLAMGMLPTYETIGIAAPLLLLLMRILQGAAIGGEVPGAWVFVAEHVPNRRIGIACGVLTAGLTIGILLGSFIATVINSSMSLESIHQYGWRIPFFMGGIFGLVAMYLRRWLKETPVFVEMQQRKALAAELPLKSVVLNYPRAVVVSMLLTWLLSAGIVVVILMTPNYLQTQFGIDRVIALKANSVAIIALCVGCVIAGLAADRFGASKTFIGGSLLLAVASWTFYHSATNVDLLFVTYGIAGLCVGVVGAVPFVMVRAFPAEIRFSGLSFSYNVSYAIFGGLTPVCVTYIMKLTPMAPAYYVLALSIMGLLLGIYLRHDLNETESTLVSSPQKVEEEGSAVAG
- the mog gene encoding molybdopterin adenylyltransferase translates to MNKLRIGLISVSDRASNGIYQDQGIPALESWLQTAVSSGFETLSRLIPDEQAMIEEAICELVDERGCHLVLTTGGTGPARRDVTSDATLAVADRIMPGFGEQMRQISLHYVPTAILSRQVGVIRKQALIVNLPGQPKSIKETLEGVKDESGKVLVLGIFASIPYCIQLLDGPYVETHSDVVAAFRPKSAVRPQ